TTTATATCATGTCTTTGACTTTCTCCCTCAATGTTAGTCCCCATATCGCCTATTGGTATACTCGGTTTATTTTTAAGTTCGATTATTTCGCAGTATAGTTTAAAAACGTCAGGATGAAGGTCTTTTAACGGCGCTCCGTTGTAGACATCCGTTCCCAAAAACAGAGATTCTCCCACTCTGAAATGATTTATTCCCCTGGGCAAAAGATTTTGAAAAATTAAAGGTATGGTAACAGAGGCTCCCCCTGAAACAAGCGGAATCCTTTTTCCGAATTTAGCTTCAATTAATTGCTTATATAAACTTAACTGTATTAGTTTATCATGATTCGGAAGCACTCCATTCAAACAAGCAAGGTTTGTCCCAATTCCAACAACTTCTATATTTGGAAGTTCGAATATTTTTAAATAAAAATCCATCAATCTGTCTCTCATGACACCTTCTCTAAGCTCCCCCATCTCAATCATAATAATAATCTTATGTATTTTGTTCTGACACTGGGCTTCTTTGGATAAAAGGCCAACGGTTTTCAATTCTGTATTAAGACTAATATCTGCATATTTTACGACACTTGGAATTGATTTCTGTGGCGGGGGTTTTATGTAAATCGTTTCAACGCCGGGATCTATACTTTTAACCATCTTCAAGCTCGAAAGTCTCGAGTCGCAGACCTGATCTACGTTTAATTTCAGCACTTCTTCGAGATATTCTCTGTTTCCGCAGAGAAGTTTAGTGACTACGGCCCATTTTATTTCGTGTTTTTTAAATATCTTGTCGAGATATTTGTAGTTAGACCTTAATTTTGAGCTGTTTAATGTTATTTTGGCCATATCACTATTTGGCAAGTCTCATTTCGAGATACTTGTTTGTGAAACCGGATTTTTCATAGAGGAATCTCGCCGGATTGTCAGGTTCGACATGAAGCTTAATGTTTCCATCCGCTTTTTCAATAGTATTTCTCAGCAGTTCTTTGCCTATTCCTTTTCCCCTGTTCTCTCTCTTTGTGGCTATATAGACGAGAATATTTTCAGGAATGTAGTCTTTCATTCCGGTCC
The sequence above is a segment of the candidate division WOR-3 bacterium genome. Coding sequences within it:
- a CDS encoding alanine racemase, which gives rise to MAKITLNSSKLRSNYKYLDKIFKKHEIKWAVVTKLLCGNREYLEEVLKLNVDQVCDSRLSSLKMVKSIDPGVETIYIKPPPQKSIPSVVKYADISLNTELKTVGLLSKEAQCQNKIHKIIIMIEMGELREGVMRDRLMDFYLKIFELPNIEVVGIGTNLACLNGVLPNHDKLIQLSLYKQLIEAKFGKRIPLVSGGASVTIPLIFQNLLPRGINHFRVGESLFLGTDVYNGAPLKDLHPDVFKLYCEIIELKNKPSIPIGDMGTNIEGESQRHDINEANKNSHRAIIDIGILDVDKNHVFPADDSYSIIGASSDMFVIDLGDNPKNYKTGDFLEFKLDYLGVLRIMNSKFIDKRFEIENK
- a CDS encoding GNAT family N-acetyltransferase, with protein sequence MAEIKIYRPDNKPAPIEKSKIVDFLFENLDKYGDPKPAIEKAVDYALKNIESFGGFVITYNSENDILGAVVVNRTGMKDYIPENILVYIATKRENRGKGIGKELLRNTIEKADGNIKLHVEPDNPARFLYEKSGFTNKYLEMRLAK